A genomic segment from Lignipirellula cremea encodes:
- a CDS encoding DUF4838 domain-containing protein: MKLALLLICLLPVAVQAKETQRLADYRQVVVAADALPVQREAAKELAHYVGQIIGRELPVVDLAEGPLAEAEGLRFFVGDAAAAKVLGHTLTPWKVEEWLLKTVPQGMVIAGDDGPGDPWSAVTPAGSMLAAYTLLDDHLGVHWFWPGDFGEQVPQSPDATLPSLDQRATPEFEIRSVGLGYSSVYHTKTWTAAARKWARRNRLAWVRSAVFGHSWFYAFNLRTDESFQEHPEWFALVDGKRRPPQMCTTHPEVLDRMVEHVLNGKQQIMNISPSDGGGFCECERCRALDVPNVLSYDGKTVQLSDRIFTYANEIARRVRAKDPTKGCGMFAYTFYNRPPVNIEKLEPNLYLSFVYQSAAHRDPEALQQWRQSVAGWQKLGAKMVVREGWGNHYYHDMHMLHADQIMANLAEADRLGFVAAYGEGSKNFAAMAPNYWALTHKLWDPQRDPEALMQEYYQSAYGPVAAEMKAFFDTYSKALDENWDQRDRNLDTTGIAYANIIAAWRKLLPEATVDQAEAHLKAAEAKAPPGIYADRLRFHRLGQDYTRVMLELLECYRELAILGVKMDFFSTLAKEQRDDPAALKALLQKAYDLGELREKLLLAHRDWSGPDEGLYAFTNDRGLRKWHSTVKAELKIEQPTALTQEKLNAP; this comes from the coding sequence ATGAAACTTGCATTGCTGTTGATCTGTCTGCTGCCGGTGGCAGTCCAGGCGAAGGAGACCCAGCGTCTGGCCGACTATCGTCAGGTGGTGGTGGCTGCGGATGCGTTGCCTGTGCAGCGGGAAGCGGCGAAGGAGCTGGCGCATTACGTGGGCCAGATCATCGGCAGGGAGCTGCCGGTCGTTGACCTCGCCGAGGGTCCGCTGGCGGAAGCTGAGGGGCTGCGATTCTTTGTCGGCGACGCCGCGGCGGCCAAGGTGCTGGGCCACACGCTTACGCCCTGGAAGGTAGAGGAGTGGTTGCTGAAAACGGTTCCCCAAGGAATGGTGATCGCAGGCGACGACGGCCCGGGCGATCCGTGGAGTGCGGTGACCCCTGCCGGATCGATGCTGGCGGCGTACACGCTGCTCGACGATCACCTGGGCGTGCACTGGTTCTGGCCGGGTGATTTTGGCGAGCAGGTCCCGCAGTCGCCGGACGCAACGTTGCCGTCGCTCGACCAGCGCGCGACGCCAGAGTTTGAGATCCGCTCGGTCGGGCTGGGTTATTCGAGCGTCTATCATACGAAAACCTGGACAGCTGCGGCGCGGAAGTGGGCTCGCCGGAATCGTCTGGCCTGGGTCCGTTCGGCCGTCTTTGGCCATAGCTGGTTTTACGCCTTTAACCTGCGGACGGATGAATCGTTCCAGGAGCATCCGGAGTGGTTCGCGCTGGTGGATGGCAAACGTCGTCCGCCGCAGATGTGTACGACGCACCCGGAAGTGCTGGACCGGATGGTCGAGCATGTGCTTAACGGCAAGCAGCAGATCATGAACATCTCTCCCAGCGACGGCGGCGGCTTCTGCGAGTGCGAGCGGTGCCGGGCGCTGGATGTGCCGAACGTTCTGAGTTACGACGGCAAGACGGTGCAGCTGAGCGACCGGATCTTCACCTACGCCAACGAGATTGCCCGACGAGTGCGGGCCAAGGATCCGACGAAGGGCTGCGGCATGTTCGCCTATACGTTTTACAATCGTCCGCCGGTGAACATTGAGAAGCTGGAGCCGAATTTGTACCTGTCGTTCGTCTATCAAAGTGCGGCCCATCGCGACCCCGAAGCCCTGCAGCAGTGGCGGCAGTCGGTGGCCGGCTGGCAGAAGCTGGGCGCCAAGATGGTCGTCCGCGAAGGCTGGGGGAACCATTACTATCACGACATGCACATGCTGCATGCCGACCAGATCATGGCTAACCTGGCGGAAGCCGATCGGCTGGGATTTGTGGCCGCCTATGGGGAAGGCAGCAAGAACTTTGCCGCCATGGCGCCCAACTACTGGGCGTTGACCCACAAGCTGTGGGACCCCCAGCGCGACCCCGAAGCGTTGATGCAGGAGTACTATCAGTCGGCTTACGGTCCCGTCGCCGCCGAGATGAAGGCGTTTTTTGACACGTACAGCAAAGCGCTCGATGAAAACTGGGACCAACGCGACCGAAACCTGGATACGACCGGCATCGCCTATGCCAATATCATCGCGGCTTGGCGCAAGCTGCTGCCGGAGGCGACCGTGGATCAGGCGGAAGCCCATTTGAAAGCGGCCGAAGCGAAAGCCCCGCCGGGCATCTACGCCGATCGCTTGCGGTTCCATCGCCTGGGGCAGGACTATACGCGGGTGATGCTCGAACTGCTGGAATGTTATCGCGAGCTGGCCATCCTGGGCGTCAAAATGGACTTCTTCTCGACGCTGGCCAAAGAACAGCGGGACGACCCGGCCGCTCTGAAGGCCCTGTTACAGAAGGCTTACGACCTGGGCGAGCTACGGGAAAAGCTGCTGCTGGCCCATCGCGACTGGTCCGGTCCCGATGAAGGGTTGTACGCCTTTACCAACGACCGCGGCTTGCGGAAGTGGCACAGCACCGTCAAGGCGGAGCTGAAGATTGAACAGCCAACCGCCCTGACACAGGAGAAGCTGAACGCGCCGTAA
- a CDS encoding DUF3050 domain-containing protein, which produces MSTADRLAHIHQRLAPLRQGLLEHEIYGQIDRLEKLQVFMQHHVFAVWDFMSLLKTLQLRLCSSGVPWLPPTDPTAARLVNEIMLGEETDEDGHGGFASHFDLYRRSMDCCGATGDAIDGFLVELRQGQTVEAALSRPAIPPAVRPFVRQTFAVIDSGDLCAVASAFTFGREDLLPDVFQRIVDRLGEENDGVLDDFKFYLHRHIELDGDHHGPLAARMIAALCGDDDAKWQAAEDAAVSSLQSRRDLWDGMVAAIQHPA; this is translated from the coding sequence ATGTCCACCGCAGACCGGCTGGCACACATTCACCAGCGACTGGCGCCGCTGCGCCAGGGATTGCTGGAACATGAAATTTACGGCCAGATTGATCGGCTGGAGAAGCTGCAGGTGTTTATGCAGCACCATGTGTTCGCCGTGTGGGACTTTATGTCGCTGCTCAAAACGCTGCAGCTGCGGCTGTGCAGTTCGGGCGTGCCCTGGCTGCCGCCGACCGATCCGACAGCCGCCCGGCTGGTGAACGAGATCATGCTGGGCGAAGAGACCGACGAAGACGGCCACGGCGGTTTCGCCAGCCACTTCGACCTGTATCGCCGGTCGATGGATTGCTGCGGAGCGACCGGCGACGCGATCGACGGCTTTCTGGTCGAACTGCGCCAGGGCCAGACGGTCGAGGCGGCGCTCTCCCGGCCTGCGATCCCGCCGGCCGTGCGTCCGTTTGTGCGGCAGACGTTCGCCGTGATCGACTCAGGCGACCTGTGCGCCGTCGCTTCGGCGTTTACGTTCGGCCGCGAGGACCTGCTGCCGGACGTGTTCCAGCGGATCGTCGATCGGCTGGGCGAAGAGAACGACGGCGTGCTCGACGACTTCAAATTCTATCTGCACCGGCATATCGAGTTGGACGGCGACCACCACGGCCCGCTGGCCGCCCGGATGATCGCCGCGTTATGCGGCGACGACGACGCCAAATGGCAGGCCGCCGAAGACGCGGCCGTGAGTTCACTCCAGTCCCGGCGGGATCTGTGGGACGGCATGGTCGCCGCGATCCAGCACCCGGCCTGA
- a CDS encoding sulfatase-like hydrolase/transferase, with protein MSALPSLRFLPSLAVLLALWASVPLLAADRSRPNLLFIIVDDQSPQDLQIYNPASTLETPNLDRLAASGMTFDGAHHMGSFSGAVCTPSRHMVMCGRTLWHLPIAPQAVAAGLCPPNLPESTLAAVFNRAGYDTMRTCKKGNSYAAANAQFTVVRDATRRGGTAETGSAWHADQVLAWLDERAAAKTDKPFLLYFGFSHPHDTRDGTPELLAKYGAANHTDRKTLPAADPRQPELPVNYLPQHPFPHGHPNLRDEVAVSGVWEKRDERTIRNELGREFACSENIDIQIGRVLKQLEAQGELDNTYIVYTADHGMAIGRHGLQGKQNLYEHTWRVPLIVTGPGIAAGSRAVGNVYLLDMLATLCDLAGVEPPASNEGISFKPVLEGKKATTRDVLYGSYSGGTKPGMRCVKKGDWKLIKYDVLDGQVHETQLFNLAANPHEFLTQHRQTGSQQTNLAGDPQHAEKLAEMEALLLAEMRRLDDPYRLWNQPADDLKPPADVKRKPRRKPGKP; from the coding sequence ATGTCTGCTCTCCCGTCTCTTCGCTTCCTGCCGTCGCTGGCCGTGCTGCTGGCCCTGTGGGCGTCGGTTCCGCTGCTGGCGGCCGACCGTTCGCGGCCGAATCTGCTGTTCATTATCGTCGACGACCAGTCGCCGCAGGACCTGCAGATTTATAACCCGGCCTCCACGCTGGAGACGCCCAACCTGGATCGCCTGGCCGCCTCCGGGATGACGTTCGACGGCGCCCATCACATGGGGTCGTTCAGCGGGGCTGTCTGCACGCCGTCGCGGCACATGGTGATGTGCGGCCGGACGCTCTGGCATTTGCCGATCGCCCCGCAAGCGGTCGCGGCCGGACTTTGCCCGCCCAACCTGCCGGAAAGCACGCTGGCCGCCGTCTTCAACCGGGCCGGCTACGACACCATGCGGACCTGCAAAAAAGGGAACAGCTACGCCGCCGCCAATGCGCAGTTCACCGTGGTGCGCGACGCCACCCGGCGCGGCGGCACGGCGGAAACCGGCAGCGCCTGGCACGCCGACCAGGTCCTGGCCTGGCTCGACGAACGGGCCGCCGCCAAGACGGACAAGCCGTTCCTGCTGTACTTCGGTTTCTCGCATCCGCACGACACGCGCGACGGCACGCCCGAACTGCTGGCCAAATACGGGGCCGCCAATCACACCGATCGCAAAACGCTGCCGGCCGCCGATCCCCGCCAGCCCGAGCTGCCGGTGAACTACCTGCCGCAGCATCCGTTCCCGCACGGGCATCCCAATCTGCGCGATGAAGTCGCCGTCTCGGGCGTCTGGGAAAAGCGGGACGAACGGACGATTCGCAACGAACTGGGCCGCGAGTTCGCCTGCAGCGAGAACATCGATATCCAGATCGGTCGCGTGCTCAAACAGCTGGAAGCGCAGGGCGAGCTCGACAACACGTACATCGTCTACACGGCCGACCATGGCATGGCGATCGGCCGGCATGGCCTGCAGGGGAAACAGAACCTGTACGAGCATACCTGGCGCGTGCCGCTGATCGTGACGGGCCCCGGCATCGCCGCCGGCTCCCGGGCCGTGGGGAACGTCTATCTGCTCGACATGCTGGCTACACTCTGCGACCTGGCCGGCGTAGAACCGCCCGCCTCCAACGAAGGGATCAGCTTCAAGCCGGTTCTCGAAGGAAAGAAGGCAACCACCCGCGACGTGCTGTACGGTTCCTACAGCGGCGGCACGAAGCCCGGCATGCGATGCGTGAAGAAGGGGGACTGGAAGCTGATCAAGTACGACGTACTCGACGGCCAGGTCCACGAAACACAGCTCTTCAACCTCGCCGCCAACCCGCACGAATTCCTGACCCAACACCGCCAGACCGGTTCGCAGCAAACGAACCTGGCAGGCGACCCCCAGCACGCCGAAAAGCTGGCCGAGATGGAAGCCCTGCTGCTGGCCGAGATGCGCCGCCTGGACGACCCGTATCGCCTGTGGAACCAGCCGGCCGACGACCTCAAACCGCCGGCCGACGTGAAGAGAAAGCCCCGTCGAAAGCCTGGCAAGCCGTAA
- a CDS encoding globin domain-containing protein: protein MQVSTSLAAVLDSQTLLGELFYKQLFEDYPELRRYFSEIDMPRQRMMLTMALTIIAQVHDTPRRATVAYLRYLGTRHYDRAIPREAYDLWRRAMLATLAGLLGSDWTESLEADWNDAIDQTVKIMMEGYDQRFHV, encoded by the coding sequence ATGCAAGTTTCTACCAGCCTGGCGGCGGTTCTGGATTCGCAAACACTGCTTGGAGAGCTGTTTTACAAGCAGTTATTTGAAGACTATCCGGAACTGCGACGCTACTTTTCCGAGATCGACATGCCGCGCCAGCGCATGATGTTAACCATGGCGTTGACGATCATCGCCCAGGTGCATGACACGCCTCGTCGGGCTACGGTCGCGTACCTGCGTTACCTGGGCACGCGGCATTACGATCGGGCCATTCCCCGTGAAGCATATGACTTATGGCGTCGCGCCATGCTGGCGACGCTGGCCGGTCTGCTGGGATCCGATTGGACGGAGTCCCTGGAAGCGGACTGGAACGACGCCATCGATCAAACGGTCAAGATCATGATGGAAGGGTACGACCAGCGGTTCCACGTCTAG
- a CDS encoding copper oxidase, with protein sequence MTASPGRRDFLKKGSLAAAGFLAAIRQPTTAVAAQAGDAPAEQLPPAPPHHQRPQPQHPDHVQAEYEGFSRFQPSRGNDPDSPFYLGKTVPGFRQAADGPAPFEAPNLDKLPYVLKNGVKEFHLVPQPVQREFLPGYWMNVWGFNGSMPGPTIEINQGDRIRVIVTNELPEDTTIHWHGFELPVQQDGSSTMTQNPIRPGQTYVYEFDVHEEGTFFYHTHVAMQEAFGMIGWMIVHPRKVFDPPVDRDFGLLFQNFFIGPNQTVADSQKMDWNWHTINGRSGPFASPLVCRHGERVRVRLLNFSPMQHHPVHMHGHTFWVTAHEGARIPKSAWIPRNTELVAVAQASTFEFIANNPGDWMFHCHMVHHMMNHMVEQVGPRIRPGSSVDRYLANLNTRPPAEVSPTAAGAEPPGYPQEMQGMEMNPAFMKKIWAQRTMQGMRATAPMSMMGLMTAMRVLPDDLYHRLMETDEEIPQGEFFTEIVRRFGNPANYKEAPKMKMPGMEMPGMEMPGMEMPGLNKHP encoded by the coding sequence ATGACCGCTTCTCCCGGACGACGTGACTTCCTGAAAAAAGGCTCGCTCGCCGCCGCCGGTTTCCTGGCCGCGATCCGCCAGCCCACGACCGCCGTCGCCGCCCAGGCAGGCGACGCTCCGGCCGAACAACTGCCGCCGGCGCCCCCGCACCATCAGCGTCCGCAGCCCCAGCATCCCGACCATGTGCAGGCCGAGTACGAGGGTTTCTCCCGCTTCCAGCCCAGTCGCGGCAACGATCCCGACAGCCCGTTCTATCTGGGAAAAACGGTGCCCGGCTTCCGCCAGGCGGCCGACGGTCCCGCGCCGTTCGAGGCGCCGAATCTCGACAAGCTGCCGTACGTCCTGAAGAACGGCGTGAAGGAATTCCACCTGGTCCCGCAGCCCGTACAGCGGGAGTTTCTGCCTGGCTACTGGATGAACGTCTGGGGCTTCAACGGCTCGATGCCCGGTCCTACGATTGAGATCAACCAGGGCGACCGCATCCGCGTGATCGTCACCAATGAACTGCCGGAAGATACCACGATCCACTGGCACGGCTTTGAATTGCCCGTGCAGCAGGACGGCTCTTCCACGATGACCCAGAACCCGATCAGGCCGGGGCAGACATACGTCTATGAGTTCGACGTGCACGAAGAAGGCACGTTTTTCTATCACACGCATGTGGCGATGCAGGAAGCGTTCGGCATGATCGGCTGGATGATCGTCCATCCGCGCAAGGTATTTGATCCGCCCGTCGATCGCGACTTCGGCCTGCTGTTCCAGAACTTCTTCATCGGTCCGAACCAGACGGTCGCCGACTCGCAAAAGATGGACTGGAACTGGCACACCATCAACGGCCGCAGCGGTCCTTTCGCCAGCCCGCTCGTCTGCCGACACGGCGAACGCGTCCGTGTGCGGCTGCTCAACTTCAGCCCGATGCAGCATCACCCGGTCCACATGCACGGCCATACGTTCTGGGTGACCGCCCACGAAGGCGCCCGCATCCCGAAGTCGGCCTGGATCCCGCGGAACACGGAACTGGTGGCGGTGGCCCAGGCGTCGACTTTTGAGTTCATCGCCAACAACCCGGGCGACTGGATGTTCCACTGCCACATGGTGCATCATATGATGAACCACATGGTCGAGCAGGTCGGCCCTCGCATCCGCCCCGGCAGTTCGGTGGATCGTTACCTGGCGAACCTCAACACCCGCCCGCCGGCCGAAGTTTCGCCGACCGCCGCCGGGGCCGAACCGCCTGGCTACCCGCAAGAGATGCAAGGCATGGAGATGAACCCGGCCTTCATGAAAAAGATCTGGGCCCAGCGCACGATGCAAGGGATGCGGGCCACGGCGCCGATGTCGATGATGGGCCTAATGACGGCGATGCGCGTGCTGCCCGACGACCTGTACCACCGCCTGATGGAGACCGACGAAGAGATTCCCCAAGGCGAATTCTTCACCGAGATCGTCCGTCGCTTCGGCAATCCGGCAAACTACAAAGAAGCGCCCAAAATGAAGATGCCGGGCATGGAGATGCCAGGCATGGAGATGCCAGGCATGGAGATGCCAGGCTTGAACAAGCACCCCTGA
- a CDS encoding TolC family protein, whose product MKSTSRRWAGPLLLSAAMLGCSAAEKQAARPVAIDQTKAARPTEKTNAPVAARPAVRQASLSDQPSVQLASVQMPMHNDEKMDGMQTDDQQPLKQHRFQAPAGTPPAPPDLSANGNLPPLGEPLSLELAEALACQHNPTLMQAQAQVQGELGKAIQAGLWPNPTLSYVQEQIGVEGTPGEFVGGTVRQRIVTGHKLDLSRQKFLARTRAAEWRALEQQYRVLNDVRVHYFRARGHFELVEIHRELVKNAEDNVLTQRERYNVGQATQADVHLANVALQRSRLDLLKNENNYREAFEVLTALLGVELPIAPLDTPLAGDLTPIDYQQALGRLSDESPQMMAARNKLDSDRIKIRRETVEPVPDIVVEGGVGNNFETTETVGMARVSVQVPLYDWNQGAIRQAEADYARQQGEIRRIELTLKQDLARTYRNYLTALQHADNYQHSILPEAQQAYELQLNSYKENRIAWNEVLRTQETYFLLRAEYIRNLIAWRENEVLITGFLLHGGLMAPETALPPGHIDSVPKPR is encoded by the coding sequence ATGAAATCCACCAGTCGACGATGGGCCGGCCCGCTGCTGCTGTCCGCCGCCATGCTGGGCTGTTCGGCCGCCGAAAAGCAGGCCGCGCGTCCCGTGGCCATCGATCAGACAAAGGCCGCACGTCCCACCGAAAAAACCAACGCGCCGGTCGCCGCGCGTCCAGCGGTCCGGCAGGCGTCGCTCTCCGACCAGCCTTCCGTCCAGCTCGCTTCCGTGCAGATGCCAATGCACAACGATGAGAAAATGGACGGCATGCAGACGGACGACCAGCAACCGCTCAAGCAGCATCGCTTCCAGGCGCCGGCCGGCACGCCGCCGGCTCCGCCCGACCTGAGCGCGAACGGGAACCTGCCGCCGCTGGGCGAACCACTGTCGCTGGAACTGGCCGAAGCGCTCGCCTGCCAGCACAACCCCACACTGATGCAGGCGCAGGCCCAGGTGCAAGGGGAACTCGGCAAGGCGATCCAGGCCGGCCTCTGGCCGAACCCGACTTTGAGCTACGTCCAGGAACAGATCGGCGTCGAAGGCACGCCCGGCGAATTCGTCGGCGGCACGGTCCGCCAGCGGATCGTCACCGGCCATAAGCTCGACCTCAGTCGCCAGAAATTCCTGGCCCGCACTCGGGCGGCCGAGTGGCGAGCCCTCGAACAACAGTACCGCGTGCTGAACGATGTCCGCGTGCACTACTTCCGCGCCCGCGGCCATTTCGAACTGGTCGAGATTCATCGCGAGCTGGTGAAGAACGCGGAGGATAACGTCCTCACCCAGCGCGAACGCTACAACGTGGGCCAGGCGACGCAGGCCGACGTGCATCTGGCCAACGTCGCCCTGCAGCGATCCCGGCTGGACTTGCTGAAGAACGAGAACAACTACCGCGAAGCGTTCGAAGTGCTCACCGCCTTGCTGGGCGTGGAGTTGCCGATCGCTCCGCTGGACACGCCGCTTGCCGGCGATCTCACGCCGATCGACTATCAACAAGCGCTGGGGCGTTTGTCCGACGAGTCGCCGCAAATGATGGCGGCCCGCAACAAGCTGGACTCCGACCGCATCAAGATCCGCCGCGAAACGGTCGAGCCAGTTCCCGATATCGTCGTCGAAGGCGGCGTCGGCAATAACTTTGAAACGACCGAAACGGTCGGCATGGCCCGGGTCTCCGTCCAGGTCCCGCTCTACGACTGGAACCAGGGCGCCATCCGCCAGGCCGAAGCCGACTACGCCCGACAGCAAGGCGAGATCCGCCGGATCGAACTCACGCTGAAGCAGGACCTGGCCCGCACCTATCGCAATTATCTGACCGCCCTGCAGCATGCGGACAACTACCAGCACAGCATTTTGCCCGAGGCGCAACAGGCGTATGAACTGCAGCTGAATAGCTATAAAGAAAACCGTATTGCCTGGAACGAAGTGCTGCGAACGCAAGAGACGTACTTCCTGCTGCGGGCCGAATATATTCGCAACCTGATCGCCTGGCGGGAGAATGAAGTGCTGATCACCGGCTTCCTGCTGCACGGCGGATTGATGGCGCCAGAGACGGCCTTGCCGCCGGGCCATATCGACTCGGTTCCCAAACCGCGATAG